The Paralichthys olivaceus isolate ysfri-2021 chromosome 2, ASM2471397v2, whole genome shotgun sequence genomic interval ccaGGCGTCTGTATCTAAAGCTGGCAGCTCAGTAACTTATATTGACCAATGTCAGGCAGGttatttttgagttttaatgtcCCTTCAGAAAACTGTGTAACACACGGTCTCCCCTGTCTGATAGCCAGTATCCTGCCATGGCTGCCATTGCCCCTATGAATACAGATGTGTAAACCATGTCTCCTTTAGCAGCCAGTGTGGCCAGAGCACAGAGCACCACCCCGAAGAACATCTGCTGCAGCACCTCCACCTCATCATCCTGGATGTCCTCAAACAGGCCTTTCTGCTGAACACCTGCAGGGGGAGTGAGGTTAGGCTGCAGTGAGGTTGGCTGTTGAACGTGGGTGTAAACGTCTGTGCATGTGATGGGACTCACTAGGCAGCTGCTTCTTCACACAGACACCTCCCTTGCGGTGGAATCCTTTGGCACAGTCACAGCGGAACGAGCCGACGGTGTTGGTACAAATCTCATCCAGGCCGTGGCAGGCGAGCACCCTGTCACTACATTCATCTATGTCTGAGCAAAAGAACAAGAGGCACATCACTTCATCACGTAGTTTACACTGCTGCTCATCAGAAGAGTTCATGCACATGAAATAATACATCAATTTATCAGTCATTTATGATTACCGAAACACTTGGACCCTCTCAGCCTGTAGCCTGAAGCACACTTTCTGCAGCGGGCTGGTCCGCTACCCATACAGCCCACACAGGCTGGGTCACAGTCTGAGGAAAGAGTGTGATGTCATATTTTATCTTACAATGCAAGTGTTGTCAATAGCTGACACAAAAAAACTATTCGATCGGGCCGGAGGACCTATTTCTATTTTATAGCACATTTCAATCAAAAAAGATGCATTTTGAAtagacatgaaaacataaacaatttaaataaaaaagaaagattcaTTTAAGAGAAAGTAAATACTTTACAATTAATACTGTGGTTTTTaagaaaaaatacagtttaGTATAAATACTCAGGTAAAGTAAAGTTGAGGTGTACAAGCCAACATGCCAACAACATCGTCCAGTGTAATACACTTATATTAATTACTGCTTTTGTCTGTGGATTTTTGGTCAAAACAAGTAATTTGAAGTCACCCCTTTAGGCTGTGgtatattatattaaatcacAAG includes:
- the LOC109638503 gene encoding protein disulfide isomerase CRELD1 isoform X1 translates to MRVMRLWTAHGKLLQAAWLCCVLAAQVHSCPGACSKCSGPENDQCEGCRAGWTLHNNTCVDIDECGTELDNCPHNSYCFNTEGSFECRDCDPACVGCMGSGPARCRKCASGYRLRGSKCFDIDECSDRVLACHGLDEICTNTVGSFRCDCAKGFHRKGGVCVKKQLPSVQQKGLFEDIQDDEVEVLQQMFFGVVLCALATLAAKGDMVYTSVFIGAMAAMAGYWLSDRGDRVLHSFLKGH
- the LOC109638503 gene encoding protein disulfide isomerase CRELD1 isoform X3, yielding MRLWTAHGKLLQAAWLCCVLAAQVHSCPGACSKCSGPENDQCEGCRAGWTLHNNTCVDIDECGTELDNCPHNSYCFNTEGSFECRDCDPACVGCMGSGPARCRKCASGYRLRGSKCFDIDECSDRVLACHGLDEICTNTVGSFRCDCAKGFHRKGGVCVKKQLPSVQQKGLFEDIQDDEVEVLQQMFFGVVLCALATLAAKGDMVYTSVFIGAMAAMAGYWLSDRGDRVLHSFLKGH
- the LOC109638503 gene encoding protein disulfide isomerase CRELD1 isoform X2 codes for the protein MTMRLWTAHGKLLQAAWLCCVLAAQVHSCPGACSKCSGPENDQCEGCRAGWTLHNNTCVDIDECGTELDNCPHNSYCFNTEGSFECRDCDPACVGCMGSGPARCRKCASGYRLRGSKCFDIDECSDRVLACHGLDEICTNTVGSFRCDCAKGFHRKGGVCVKKQLPSVQQKGLFEDIQDDEVEVLQQMFFGVVLCALATLAAKGDMVYTSVFIGAMAAMAGYWLSDRGDRVLHSFLKGH